One Ricinus communis isolate WT05 ecotype wild-type chromosome 1, ASM1957865v1, whole genome shotgun sequence DNA window includes the following coding sequences:
- the LOC8270333 gene encoding putative ribosomal large subunit pseudouridine synthase SVR1, chloroplastic isoform X1, whose protein sequence is MVKLLQTQRSPDFILHFAFQRQKETLEMGSVAALSSLHSIQNLIFSKPSVALLKPIRSLPRITCSSSSSSSSSSLEFNISFAPPKPKPKSPPQLDLSDQEVQLFIPWIVRGEDGNLKLQSHPPARLIHALADAKTHNTKKQNKVKKVAAAAPTPAVKDRHLSKAARRFYNETFREPPQRLSKVLAASGVASRRNSEELIFQGKVTVNGSVCNTPQTRVDPARDVIYVNGNRLPKKLPPKVYLALNKPKGYICSSGEKQSKSVMSLFDDYFKSWDKSNPGLPKPRLFTVGRLDVATTGLIIVTNDGDFAQELAHPSFTLSKEYIATVDGAVNKRHLIAISGGTIIQGVHCTPDSVELLPRQPDLLRPRLRIVVHEGRNHEVRELVKNAGLEVHSLKRVRIGGYRLPSDLGIGKHVELRKSELKLLGWKS, encoded by the exons ATGGTAAAACTCCTGCAAACCCAACGAAGTCCAGATTTCATTTTGCACTTTGCTTTTCAGAGGCAAAAAGAAACGTTGGAAATGGGATCAGTTGCAGCGCTATCATCACTGCATAGTATCCAAAACCTCATCTTCTCAAAGCCTTCTGTTGCTCTTCTCAAACCCATACGTTCACTCCCTCGCATCACttgctcttcttcttcttcttcttcttcttcttctctagaATTCAACATCTCCTTCGCTCCTCCAAAACCCAAACCAAAGTCACCGCCCCAATTGGACTTGTCGGACCAAGAAGTCCAGCTCTTCATTCCTTGGATTGTTCGCGGCGAAGATGGCAATCTGAAGCTCCAATCCCATCCACCTGCTCGCCTTATCCACGCTCTTGCCGATGCTAAAACCCACAACACCAAGAAACAGAACAAGGTAAAGAAGGTTGCCGCTGCTGCTCCCACTCCCGCGGTGAAAGACAGACATTTATCCAAGGCTGCTAGGAGATTTTACAATGAGACCTTCAGGGAGCCCCCTCAGCGTCTTAGTAAGGTTCTTGCTGCTTCTGGAG TGGCATCAAGAAGGAACAGCGAAGAGCTTATTTTTCAAGGCAAAGTTACTGTTAATGGTTCTGTTTGCAATACTCCTCAG ACTCGAGTTGATCCTGCAAGGGATGTCATTTATGTCAATGGAAATCGCCTTCCTAAGAAACTGCCTCCTAAGGTGTATCTTGCCCTTAATAAGCCAAAAGG GTATATTTGTTCTTCTGGGGAGAAACAGTCTAAGTCTGTGATGAGCCTATTTGATGACTACTTTAAGAGTTGG GATAAAAGTAATCCAGGACTGCCTAAACCTCGACTTTTTACAGTCGGTCGCCTTGATGTTGCTACCACTGGCTTGATTATTGTGACCAATGATG GAGATTTTGCTCAAGAACTTGCTCACCCTTCATTTACTTTATCAAAAGA ATATATTGCAACAGTAGATGGTGCAGTAAACAAGCGGCATTTAATAGCCATCAGTGGAGGAACAATTATCCAAGGTGTCCATTGCACTCCAGATTCTGTGGAGCTACTACCGCGGCAGCCAGATCTGTTAAGACCGCGTCTTCGTATAGTG GTGCATGAAGGGAGGAACCACGAAGTTCGAGAACTTGTGAAGAATGCAGGGCTGGAG GTCCATTCATTAAAGCGTGTAAGAATTGGCGGTTATAGACTTCCATCAGATCTTGG GATTGGGAAGCATGTTGAACTAAGAAAAAGTGAACTGAAGTTATTGGGTTGGAAGAGTTGA
- the LOC8270333 gene encoding putative ribosomal large subunit pseudouridine synthase SVR1, chloroplastic isoform X2 encodes MVKLLQTQRSPDFILHFAFQRQKETLEMGSVAALSSLHSIQNLIFSKPSVALLKPIRSLPRITCSSSSSSSSSSLEFNISFAPPKPKPKSPPQLDLSDQEVQLFIPWIVRGEDGNLKLQSHPPARLIHALADAKTHNTKKQNKVKKVAAAAPTPAVKDRHLSKAARRFYNETFREPPQRLSKVLAASGVASRRNSEELIFQGKVTVNGSVCNTPQTRVDPARDVIYVNGNRLPKKLPPKVYLALNKPKGYICSSGEKQSKSVMSLFDDYFKSWDKSNPGLPKPRLFTVGRLDVATTGLIIVTNDGDFAQELAHPSFTLSKEYIATVDGAVNKRHLIAISGGTIIQGVHCTPDSVELLPRQPDLLRPRLRIVVHEGRNHEVRELVKNAGLEIWSFMFMSTHLCYLLRSIH; translated from the exons ATGGTAAAACTCCTGCAAACCCAACGAAGTCCAGATTTCATTTTGCACTTTGCTTTTCAGAGGCAAAAAGAAACGTTGGAAATGGGATCAGTTGCAGCGCTATCATCACTGCATAGTATCCAAAACCTCATCTTCTCAAAGCCTTCTGTTGCTCTTCTCAAACCCATACGTTCACTCCCTCGCATCACttgctcttcttcttcttcttcttcttcttcttctctagaATTCAACATCTCCTTCGCTCCTCCAAAACCCAAACCAAAGTCACCGCCCCAATTGGACTTGTCGGACCAAGAAGTCCAGCTCTTCATTCCTTGGATTGTTCGCGGCGAAGATGGCAATCTGAAGCTCCAATCCCATCCACCTGCTCGCCTTATCCACGCTCTTGCCGATGCTAAAACCCACAACACCAAGAAACAGAACAAGGTAAAGAAGGTTGCCGCTGCTGCTCCCACTCCCGCGGTGAAAGACAGACATTTATCCAAGGCTGCTAGGAGATTTTACAATGAGACCTTCAGGGAGCCCCCTCAGCGTCTTAGTAAGGTTCTTGCTGCTTCTGGAG TGGCATCAAGAAGGAACAGCGAAGAGCTTATTTTTCAAGGCAAAGTTACTGTTAATGGTTCTGTTTGCAATACTCCTCAG ACTCGAGTTGATCCTGCAAGGGATGTCATTTATGTCAATGGAAATCGCCTTCCTAAGAAACTGCCTCCTAAGGTGTATCTTGCCCTTAATAAGCCAAAAGG GTATATTTGTTCTTCTGGGGAGAAACAGTCTAAGTCTGTGATGAGCCTATTTGATGACTACTTTAAGAGTTGG GATAAAAGTAATCCAGGACTGCCTAAACCTCGACTTTTTACAGTCGGTCGCCTTGATGTTGCTACCACTGGCTTGATTATTGTGACCAATGATG GAGATTTTGCTCAAGAACTTGCTCACCCTTCATTTACTTTATCAAAAGA ATATATTGCAACAGTAGATGGTGCAGTAAACAAGCGGCATTTAATAGCCATCAGTGGAGGAACAATTATCCAAGGTGTCCATTGCACTCCAGATTCTGTGGAGCTACTACCGCGGCAGCCAGATCTGTTAAGACCGCGTCTTCGTATAGTG GTGCATGAAGGGAGGAACCACGAAGTTCGAGAACTTGTGAAGAATGCAGGGCTGGAG aTTTGGTCATTTATGTTTATGTCAACTCATCTGTGTTATCTACTCAGGTCCATTCATTAA
- the LOC8270333 gene encoding putative ribosomal large subunit pseudouridine synthase SVR1, chloroplastic isoform X3, whose amino-acid sequence MVKLLQTQRSPDFILHFAFQRQKETLEMGSVAALSSLHSIQNLIFSKPSVALLKPIRSLPRITCSSSSSSSSSSLEFNISFAPPKPKPKSPPQLDLSDQEVQLFIPWIVRGEDGNLKLQSHPPARLIHALADAKTHNTKKQNKVKKVAAAAPTPAVKDRHLSKAARRFYNETFREPPQRLSKVLAASGVASRRNSEELIFQGKVTVNGSVCNTPQTRVDPARDVIYVNGNRLPKKLPPKVYLALNKPKGYICSSGEKQSKSVMSLFDDYFKSWDKSNPGLPKPRLFTVGRLDVATTGLIIVTNDGDFAQELAHPSFTLSKDRWCSKQAAFNSHQWRNNYPRCPLHSRFCGATTAAARSVKTASSYSGA is encoded by the exons ATGGTAAAACTCCTGCAAACCCAACGAAGTCCAGATTTCATTTTGCACTTTGCTTTTCAGAGGCAAAAAGAAACGTTGGAAATGGGATCAGTTGCAGCGCTATCATCACTGCATAGTATCCAAAACCTCATCTTCTCAAAGCCTTCTGTTGCTCTTCTCAAACCCATACGTTCACTCCCTCGCATCACttgctcttcttcttcttcttcttcttcttcttctctagaATTCAACATCTCCTTCGCTCCTCCAAAACCCAAACCAAAGTCACCGCCCCAATTGGACTTGTCGGACCAAGAAGTCCAGCTCTTCATTCCTTGGATTGTTCGCGGCGAAGATGGCAATCTGAAGCTCCAATCCCATCCACCTGCTCGCCTTATCCACGCTCTTGCCGATGCTAAAACCCACAACACCAAGAAACAGAACAAGGTAAAGAAGGTTGCCGCTGCTGCTCCCACTCCCGCGGTGAAAGACAGACATTTATCCAAGGCTGCTAGGAGATTTTACAATGAGACCTTCAGGGAGCCCCCTCAGCGTCTTAGTAAGGTTCTTGCTGCTTCTGGAG TGGCATCAAGAAGGAACAGCGAAGAGCTTATTTTTCAAGGCAAAGTTACTGTTAATGGTTCTGTTTGCAATACTCCTCAG ACTCGAGTTGATCCTGCAAGGGATGTCATTTATGTCAATGGAAATCGCCTTCCTAAGAAACTGCCTCCTAAGGTGTATCTTGCCCTTAATAAGCCAAAAGG GTATATTTGTTCTTCTGGGGAGAAACAGTCTAAGTCTGTGATGAGCCTATTTGATGACTACTTTAAGAGTTGG GATAAAAGTAATCCAGGACTGCCTAAACCTCGACTTTTTACAGTCGGTCGCCTTGATGTTGCTACCACTGGCTTGATTATTGTGACCAATGATG GAGATTTTGCTCAAGAACTTGCTCACCCTTCATTTACTTTATCAAAAGA TAGATGGTGCAGTAAACAAGCGGCATTTAATAGCCATCAGTGGAGGAACAATTATCCAAGGTGTCCATTGCACTCCAGATTCTGTGGAGCTACTACCGCGGCAGCCAGATCTGTTAAGACCGCGTCTTCGTATAGTG GTGCATGA